One segment of Pseudophryne corroboree isolate aPseCor3 chromosome 10, aPseCor3.hap2, whole genome shotgun sequence DNA contains the following:
- the LOC134966287 gene encoding uncharacterized protein LOC134966287, which translates to MPLEFPTSVTEWQAIAEDFERRWNYPNCGGAIDGKHVRISKPTNSGSDYYNYKGYFSIVLMAVVNANCEFNFLDVGKNGHCSDGGSLKNMRFYDRLTTNSIHLPPVEQTKSGLGFVFVFFALHKHIMKPNPQRVLNHDRRIFNYRLSRDHRVVENAFGILRNRFRIFHKPINMRLDKIDCVVTACCILHNMLRRKAMRQMPLLPAGPEDPNQPVVTAAISSLGPPAATIRGTARAKEVREKYNAFFNGEGAVAWQEECIR; encoded by the coding sequence ttccctacaagcgtgacagaatggcaagctattgcagaggactttgagaggcgttggaattacccaaactgtggtggtgcaatagacgggaaacatgtgcgcatctccaaacccaccaacagcgggtcggactactacaattacaagggctactttagcattgttctcatggcggtggtcaatgcaaactgTGAGTTTaatttcctggatgttgggaaaaatggtcattGCTCGGATGGTGGATCTTTGAAAAATAtgcgcttctatgataggctcaccaccaattccattcatctgccgcctgtggagcaaacaaagagtggcctgggatttgtgttcgtgtTCTTTGCACTGCacaaacacataatgaagcccaACCCGCAAAGAGTTctgaaccacgataggcgcattttcaactaccgcctttctagggaccacagggttgttgagaatgcatttggcattctcaggaACCGGTTCCGGATCTTTcacaaacccattaacatgaggctggacaaaattgactgtgtagtaacagcatgttgtatactacacaacatgctccgtcgcaaggccatgaggcaaatgcctttgctcccagccGGACCGGAAGATCCCAACCAGCCTGTGGTGACAGCGGCAATTTCCTCCttgggaccacctgcagcaactatacgcggcactgcaagggcaaaagaggttaGGGAAAAATATAATGCATTCTTCAATGGGgagggagctgtggcatggcaggaggaatgtatTAGGTAA